A genome region from Glutamicibacter arilaitensis Re117 includes the following:
- a CDS encoding ISL3-like element ISAar19 family transposase: MLNPTFTAPDLTTFTNLDGLGLTAIGQHLSAAKAEILCHVTNPIPWCQTCGAAGIPRDTVTRRLAHEPLGWRPTVLVIKHRRYRCANCQRVWREELSQAVAPRQKISRTGLRWALVGLVCHHLSVSRIAEGLGVTWNTANEAVLAEGQRLLIDDPTRFDGVKVLGVDEHVWRHTRTGDKYVTVIVDLTAVRDGTGTARLIDMVPGRSKAVFKTWLADQEEQWKQGIEVVAMDGFTGFKTAAVEELPHAVEVLDPFHVVKLGSEALDQTRQRIQREQHGRRGRKDDPLYKCRRTLTTGLSLATEKQKTKLEDLFKEPEYEPVQLVWSVYQKMVDAYRQPKPEVGRWALEQLINEVGTKVPKGLPELKKLGGTLRRRKTDILAYFDHIGSSNGPTEALNGRLEHLRGIALGFKNLAHYIARSLLETGGFRRRLHPQS, encoded by the coding sequence TTGCTCAATCCTACCTTCACCGCACCAGACCTCACCACTTTCACCAATCTTGACGGCTTGGGACTGACCGCAATCGGGCAACACCTGAGCGCAGCGAAAGCCGAAATCCTCTGCCACGTCACCAACCCGATCCCTTGGTGCCAAACCTGCGGAGCAGCAGGCATTCCACGCGATACCGTCACTCGCCGCCTCGCCCACGAACCATTGGGCTGGCGTCCCACTGTCCTAGTCATCAAACACCGCCGCTACCGTTGCGCCAATTGCCAACGAGTCTGGCGTGAAGAGCTGTCCCAAGCAGTAGCGCCACGCCAGAAAATCAGCAGGACCGGGCTACGCTGGGCGCTGGTTGGACTGGTCTGCCACCACTTGTCAGTCTCCCGAATTGCCGAAGGCCTCGGCGTCACCTGGAATACCGCCAATGAGGCTGTGCTGGCTGAAGGTCAACGCTTACTGATTGATGATCCAACCCGCTTCGACGGGGTCAAAGTGCTGGGAGTCGATGAACATGTTTGGCGGCATACCCGAACCGGCGACAAATACGTCACCGTGATTGTGGACCTCACCGCGGTGCGTGACGGCACCGGTACCGCACGACTGATCGACATGGTCCCTGGAAGATCCAAAGCTGTATTCAAAACCTGGCTGGCTGATCAAGAAGAACAATGGAAACAGGGCATTGAAGTCGTCGCAATGGACGGTTTCACCGGCTTCAAAACAGCTGCCGTCGAGGAGCTACCCCACGCGGTGGAGGTGTTGGATCCATTCCATGTAGTCAAACTAGGTTCCGAGGCGCTGGACCAGACCCGGCAACGGATTCAACGTGAGCAACATGGGCGTCGAGGACGCAAGGATGACCCGCTTTACAAGTGCAGGCGAACGCTGACCACGGGACTATCCTTGGCTACGGAAAAGCAGAAGACCAAGCTTGAAGACCTGTTCAAGGAGCCGGAGTATGAGCCGGTTCAATTGGTCTGGAGCGTGTATCAGAAGATGGTGGATGCCTACCGGCAACCGAAGCCCGAGGTCGGACGGTGGGCCTTGGAGCAACTGATCAACGAAGTTGGCACGAAGGTACCGAAAGGGTTGCCGGAGCTGAAAAAGCTCGGCGGCACCCTGCGCAGGAGGAAGACGGACATTCTCGCGTACTTTGATCATATTGGTAGTTCGAATGGTCCTACCGAGGCTTTGAATGGCAGGTTGGAGCATCTGCGAGGTATCGCGTTGGGGTTCAAGAATCTGGCGCACTATATCGCCCGGTCGTTGTTGGAGACCGGTGGGTTTAGACGGCGTTTACACCCTCAATCCTGA
- a CDS encoding GNAT family N-acetyltransferase — translation MNSWWTEEAVRQTVEEDLTFVACVGEKVLGTLTLGEFEGEAVIWKIYVLPEAQGKRIGLALMNTALQHVGDRHDVRLEFVKGNEHAQGFYESAGFTFDFEEDPGDGSTTVWMRRKAPAPVS, via the coding sequence CTGAATTCCTGGTGGACGGAAGAAGCGGTACGGCAGACCGTTGAAGAAGACCTGACCTTCGTGGCATGCGTCGGCGAAAAGGTATTGGGTACTTTGACTTTGGGGGAGTTTGAAGGCGAAGCAGTGATTTGGAAGATCTACGTTCTTCCTGAAGCGCAAGGCAAGCGAATTGGTCTTGCACTCATGAACACCGCGTTGCAACATGTCGGCGATCGTCACGATGTACGTCTTGAATTCGTCAAGGGCAACGAACATGCACAGGGATTCTATGAATCCGCGGGCTTCACTTTTGACTTCGAAGAAGACCCCGGGGACGGGAGCACGACAGTTTGGATGCGCAGGAAGGCTCCAGCCCCAGTCTCCTAA
- a CDS encoding aminoglycoside phosphotransferase family protein yields MSRTSANKPAMPEAEIAIGSDLVRDLISTQAPQWASEEITYLATGWDNEVFRLGSELIIRLPRRVLGETIGAKERKWLPELASASGLEIGVPLFEGKPTSDYPFTFSICPFAHGSSAAEMKRRQRDAYAKEFSGLLKMLHQPAQPDAPASEFRGCPLDTVDARTRLQITQLATELQAPASKLWDEALAAEVYAGQPVWLHGDPHPHNTIVDDSGSQDSTVTLVDFGDLCIGDPASDLGMFWMHFSPAGISEAFDQYGAEPYSPIWRRSRGWGLRYAMLTAGLGPNDLLGIVGRETLGILLADSDSPAIAG; encoded by the coding sequence ATGAGCAGGACATCCGCCAACAAGCCGGCAATGCCTGAAGCTGAAATCGCTATCGGCAGCGATCTGGTCCGCGACCTCATCAGCACCCAGGCCCCACAATGGGCTAGTGAAGAAATCACTTACCTGGCCACGGGCTGGGATAACGAAGTGTTCAGGCTTGGTTCGGAACTGATCATCCGGCTGCCTCGTCGAGTGCTGGGCGAAACCATTGGAGCGAAAGAACGCAAATGGCTCCCAGAACTCGCCTCGGCATCCGGACTTGAGATTGGAGTCCCGCTCTTTGAGGGCAAGCCGACTTCGGACTACCCATTCACGTTTTCTATTTGTCCTTTTGCGCACGGGAGTAGCGCCGCAGAAATGAAGCGTCGCCAAAGGGACGCGTACGCCAAAGAATTTTCCGGGCTTCTCAAAATGCTTCACCAACCAGCTCAGCCGGATGCTCCTGCCAGCGAATTCCGAGGCTGCCCGCTGGACACGGTCGATGCCCGAACACGCCTGCAAATCACACAGCTGGCAACAGAGTTGCAAGCACCGGCATCCAAGCTTTGGGACGAAGCTCTGGCAGCAGAAGTATATGCGGGGCAACCGGTCTGGCTGCATGGTGACCCACATCCGCACAACACGATCGTTGATGACTCGGGAAGTCAAGATTCCACGGTGACACTGGTTGATTTCGGAGATCTCTGCATTGGAGATCCGGCCAGCGATCTTGGCATGTTCTGGATGCACTTCAGCCCTGCCGGAATTTCGGAGGCATTCGACCAGTACGGAGCAGAACCATACAGCCCGATCTGGCGTCGTTCTCGTGGTTGGGGACTGCGATATGCAATGCTGACCGCCGGCCTCGGCCCTAATGACCTTTTGGGCATCGTTGGCCGAGAAACATTGGGAATCCTGCTAGCCGACTCCGATTCGCCTGCGATTGCCGGATAG
- a CDS encoding SdpI family protein gives MIFAVLLLVASYVFLVFVIVRCADGRIGINSIAGIRTPTIMTDEQTWLAGHKAARNPSLAGTIGAIVLTIVAVFLPNLESQSLAIILGCLLLLAGILYGTVKGTKAARKILANQ, from the coding sequence ATGATATTTGCCGTACTGCTACTTGTTGCCAGCTACGTTTTCCTCGTCTTCGTCATCGTACGTTGCGCGGATGGACGCATCGGCATCAACAGCATAGCGGGAATCAGAACGCCGACGATCATGACCGACGAACAGACCTGGCTAGCTGGCCATAAAGCAGCCAGAAATCCGTCTCTAGCCGGTACCATTGGAGCCATCGTGCTCACCATTGTTGCAGTTTTCCTACCGAATCTAGAATCGCAATCATTGGCTATTATCCTCGGTTGCTTATTGCTGTTAGCCGGCATCCTCTATGGAACAGTCAAAGGAACCAAAGCCGCACGAAAGATCTTGGCAAACCAATAG
- a CDS encoding maleylpyruvate isomerase N-terminal domain-containing protein — translation MQHDSKLPGWSVGHVLTHLARNADAHARRLEGALNGEDVPKYANGAEQRRQEIEVGARNAASEILADLESSVRRLDGLLEQSEQAHWPNVGFMGGGHYGVGGCPAHRLREVQMHLVDLGLGYSPSQWPEEYATWDLDNLLATVPERLASSEARTMMVVWLAGRGPRGEEFTLGPEADLHCLWHPNGPGLSYFCVRSPGS, via the coding sequence ATGCAACACGACAGCAAATTGCCTGGTTGGTCCGTAGGCCATGTGCTGACGCATCTTGCGAGAAATGCCGATGCACATGCACGGCGTTTGGAAGGAGCCTTGAACGGCGAGGACGTTCCCAAATACGCCAACGGTGCAGAGCAGCGTCGCCAAGAAATTGAGGTTGGTGCGCGGAATGCAGCATCTGAAATCTTGGCGGATCTTGAATCGAGCGTTCGTCGTTTAGACGGTCTTCTTGAGCAAAGCGAACAGGCTCACTGGCCTAACGTCGGTTTCATGGGCGGCGGGCACTACGGAGTTGGTGGTTGTCCAGCTCATCGCCTGCGCGAAGTCCAGATGCATCTTGTAGATCTTGGGCTGGGATACTCGCCAAGCCAGTGGCCCGAAGAATACGCAACGTGGGATCTGGACAACCTGCTGGCCACGGTTCCCGAACGCTTGGCGAGCTCGGAAGCGCGCACCATGATGGTTGTGTGGCTGGCCGGGCGTGGTCCGCGAGGCGAGGAATTCACCTTGGGCCCTGAGGCTGATCTGCATTGCTTGTGGCATCCAAATGGCCCTGGCCTCAGCTATTTTTGCGTGAGAAGCCCGGGTAGCTGA
- a CDS encoding HAD family hydrolase: MPRPKFSAVLFDCDGVLVDSESITNAVLREMLIELGWDISQEECISIFIGKALKDQWEPILAHTGVRIDEQWITGFRQRRDVALRENLQAVPGALEAVKQISAAYCEKIACATGADRAKVEMQLSITRMAPFFGNRVYSGMEYAQSKPAPDVYLAAASGLHIDPSQAAVVEDTVTGVTAGVAAGATVFGYCPGGPISSTEEKLLAAGAAEVFTNMDQLPGLLTQK; the protein is encoded by the coding sequence TTGCCGCGTCCAAAATTCTCCGCTGTGCTCTTTGATTGCGATGGCGTACTGGTGGATTCCGAGTCCATCACAAACGCAGTGCTCCGAGAGATGCTCATTGAATTGGGATGGGACATCAGCCAGGAAGAATGCATCAGTATCTTCATCGGCAAGGCCCTCAAGGACCAGTGGGAGCCCATCCTTGCGCATACCGGTGTGCGGATTGATGAGCAGTGGATTACCGGGTTCAGGCAACGCCGCGATGTGGCCTTGCGCGAAAACTTGCAAGCCGTGCCCGGTGCCTTGGAAGCCGTCAAGCAGATATCTGCCGCCTACTGCGAAAAGATCGCCTGCGCCACGGGAGCCGACCGGGCCAAGGTCGAGATGCAGCTATCGATAACTCGGATGGCGCCCTTTTTCGGCAACCGGGTCTATAGCGGCATGGAGTATGCCCAGAGCAAGCCTGCGCCCGATGTCTATCTGGCAGCTGCTTCTGGCCTGCATATTGATCCGAGCCAAGCAGCAGTTGTCGAAGATACAGTCACCGGAGTGACCGCCGGTGTTGCGGCAGGAGCTACGGTCTTCGGCTACTGCCCGGGTGGACCCATCAGCAGCACCGAGGAAAAGCTCTTGGCTGCGGGCGCTGCTGAAGTATTTACCAACATGGATCAGCTACCCGGGCTTCTCACGCAAAAATAG
- a CDS encoding MarR family winged helix-turn-helix transcriptional regulator, with amino-acid sequence MGIADDAVEIRARGWRTLASLHGLIDAALEKDLTSQAGLSVVEYTLLDALNRQDGWHMRMAQLARATALSPSATTRLVTRLEDRNLLSRVLCADDRRGIYTELTAAGHELYQKAKPIHDATLERVLKQAEEQPELAPLARILHEFSAA; translated from the coding sequence ATGGGAATCGCAGATGATGCTGTCGAAATCCGTGCCCGCGGATGGCGTACTTTGGCGTCATTACACGGATTAATCGATGCCGCACTTGAAAAAGACCTAACCTCCCAGGCTGGACTTTCTGTGGTCGAGTACACATTATTGGACGCCTTGAACCGGCAGGATGGCTGGCATATGCGCATGGCGCAGCTGGCCCGCGCCACAGCCCTGAGCCCCAGCGCAACGACGCGCCTGGTCACTCGGCTCGAAGATCGCAATCTGCTCTCGCGCGTGCTGTGCGCTGATGACCGCCGCGGCATTTACACCGAACTCACCGCCGCTGGGCACGAGCTGTACCAGAAGGCCAAGCCCATCCACGATGCCACGCTGGAACGCGTGTTGAAGCAGGCCGAGGAGCAGCCCGAGCTGGCGCCGCTGGCCCGCATTCTCCACGAGTTCTCTGCCGCTTAG
- a CDS encoding MFS transporter — protein MPLGLIALAIMGLLPDVAADFAVSEAAAGWLISGYALSVVVGALGLTAATVRLPRKPVLVGLLVLFILGNSLTAMASTYEVAMIGRVIAALCHGAFFGIGAVVAADLVPANKKAGAIAIMFTGLTAANVLGVPFGTLLGQHSGWRSTFWAISGIGVIALIGILVLVPAIKHAAEGISLRKELGAFTSLQVWLSLAITVLGYGGMFGAFTYIAYTLTEVTGFNETSVPWLLMLFGIGLFAGNWIGGRMADKSIDRTLLFFIAALLAVLIAFAALASNPVATMVALFLMGGFGFGTVPGLQSRIMQFAGSAPTLASGANIGAFNLGNALGAWAGGLGIAAGLGYTSPIWIGAAITVAALLVVLVAMSLAKKSAKTPELVPAC, from the coding sequence ATGCCGCTCGGTCTTATTGCGTTAGCCATCATGGGACTCTTGCCGGACGTCGCAGCAGACTTTGCTGTCAGCGAGGCCGCAGCTGGCTGGCTCATTTCCGGATATGCTCTCAGCGTCGTGGTTGGTGCACTAGGCCTGACCGCAGCCACCGTCCGCTTGCCGCGCAAGCCGGTGCTCGTGGGCTTGCTGGTGCTCTTCATTCTCGGCAACTCGCTCACCGCCATGGCCTCGACCTACGAAGTGGCCATGATCGGCCGCGTCATTGCCGCCCTGTGCCACGGTGCGTTCTTCGGCATCGGCGCGGTCGTGGCAGCTGACCTGGTCCCAGCCAACAAGAAGGCCGGCGCCATCGCGATCATGTTCACGGGCCTGACCGCCGCCAACGTGCTGGGTGTTCCCTTTGGAACCCTGCTGGGGCAGCACTCCGGCTGGCGCTCGACCTTCTGGGCCATCTCCGGCATCGGCGTAATTGCCTTGATTGGCATCCTCGTCCTGGTGCCAGCCATCAAGCACGCTGCTGAAGGCATCTCGCTTCGCAAAGAACTTGGCGCCTTCACCTCACTGCAGGTTTGGCTCTCCTTGGCGATCACCGTCCTGGGCTACGGCGGAATGTTCGGCGCTTTCACCTACATCGCCTACACCTTGACCGAGGTCACCGGATTCAATGAGACCAGCGTTCCCTGGCTGCTGATGCTCTTCGGCATTGGCCTGTTTGCCGGCAACTGGATCGGTGGCCGCATGGCTGACAAGAGCATCGACCGCACCTTGCTGTTCTTCATTGCCGCCTTGCTCGCGGTACTGATCGCCTTCGCTGCATTGGCAAGCAACCCGGTGGCCACCATGGTGGCCCTGTTCCTGATGGGCGGCTTCGGCTTCGGCACCGTTCCAGGACTGCAGAGCCGCATCATGCAGTTCGCCGGATCGGCTCCGACCTTGGCCTCTGGTGCCAATATTGGTGCCTTCAACCTCGGCAACGCACTCGGCGCGTGGGCTGGAGGCCTAGGCATCGCCGCAGGACTGGGCTACACCTCGCCGATCTGGATTGGTGCCGCAATTACGGTCGCCGCACTGCTCGTGGTTTTGGTCGCCATGTCACTGGCCAAGAAGTCTGCAAAGACGCCCGAGTTGGTTCCCGCCTGCTAG
- a CDS encoding aldo/keto reductase, which yields MTTAIPTITLNNGVEMPQVGFGVFQVPNEETTAAVSAALKAGYRSIDTASIYGNEEGVGAALAQSGIAREDLFITSKVWISDMGYEQTLEAFEASLQRLGLDFLDLFLIHWPAPEKDLYVETWKAMEKLYTDKKIRAIGVSNFQPAHLAKVIAEGSVIPAVNQVELHPALQNREVIAANAQHGIVTEAWSPLAQGAMLTDETIVGIAQAHEVSAAQVILRWHLQQGRVIIPKSVTESRIIANLDLFGFELTSDELASIDALDRDGRTGPNPDAFNG from the coding sequence ATGACTACCGCCATCCCCACCATCACACTGAACAATGGCGTTGAAATGCCGCAGGTAGGTTTCGGAGTATTCCAGGTTCCCAACGAAGAAACCACCGCAGCGGTTAGTGCCGCGTTGAAGGCCGGGTATCGCAGTATCGACACCGCATCCATCTACGGCAACGAAGAAGGCGTGGGTGCAGCACTGGCTCAGTCCGGCATTGCCCGCGAAGACTTGTTCATCACCTCCAAGGTCTGGATCTCGGACATGGGCTACGAGCAGACCTTGGAAGCCTTCGAAGCCAGCTTGCAGCGATTGGGTCTGGACTTCCTGGATCTGTTCCTGATTCACTGGCCAGCACCGGAGAAGGATCTTTATGTTGAGACCTGGAAGGCGATGGAGAAGCTGTACACCGATAAGAAGATCCGAGCCATCGGGGTTTCAAACTTCCAGCCAGCGCACCTTGCCAAGGTGATCGCCGAGGGAAGCGTCATTCCGGCCGTGAACCAGGTGGAACTCCATCCGGCCCTTCAGAATCGCGAAGTGATTGCAGCCAACGCGCAGCACGGTATCGTCACCGAAGCATGGAGCCCGCTGGCTCAGGGCGCAATGCTCACCGATGAAACCATCGTGGGCATCGCTCAGGCGCATGAGGTGTCCGCGGCTCAGGTCATCCTGCGCTGGCATCTGCAGCAGGGCCGGGTGATCATCCCGAAGTCTGTCACTGAATCACGCATCATCGCCAACTTGGACCTATTCGGCTTCGAATTGACCAGCGACGAACTGGCAAGCATTGATGCCCTTGATCGCGATGGACGCACCGGCCCAAACCCGGACGCCTTCAACGGCTGA
- a CDS encoding formylglycine-generating enzyme family protein, producing the protein MPTFDLRPLTAGQVELHDARRKRRWTVDLEPFEIGAISVTTAQYGQLMGTSETGSQAPLVDINWLEAIKFCNAASINEGLAPAYIFEAGEVSWQTNASGYRLPTEAEWEYACRAGTVGPHYGSLDAIGWTADDKLENPKEVGQKLPNAFGLHDTLGNVWEWCWDLLDPARYDDYRVFRGGGFADKSWSVRASTRRGGAPGMSHPDLGLRMARGAFDEEQAA; encoded by the coding sequence ATGCCTACCTTTGACCTCCGTCCGTTAACGGCCGGACAAGTAGAATTGCACGACGCTCGGCGGAAACGCCGCTGGACCGTCGATCTAGAACCTTTCGAAATTGGGGCTATCTCCGTCACCACGGCGCAGTACGGGCAACTGATGGGTACTAGCGAAACAGGTTCCCAAGCACCTCTGGTAGATATCAATTGGTTGGAAGCCATCAAGTTTTGCAATGCAGCGTCAATCAATGAAGGGCTTGCCCCTGCATACATCTTCGAGGCAGGCGAGGTAAGTTGGCAGACCAACGCCTCCGGGTACCGCCTGCCTACCGAAGCCGAATGGGAATACGCGTGCCGCGCTGGCACCGTGGGGCCACATTATGGCTCCCTCGATGCCATTGGGTGGACAGCGGATGACAAGCTAGAGAACCCGAAGGAAGTTGGTCAAAAACTACCCAATGCCTTCGGACTCCACGACACCCTTGGAAACGTCTGGGAATGGTGCTGGGATCTACTCGATCCGGCCCGCTACGACGATTACCGAGTCTTCCGTGGGGGAGGTTTTGCTGATAAGTCGTGGAGCGTGCGGGCTTCGACGCGTCGCGGTGGTGCGCCTGGGATGAGCCACCCAGACCTTGGTCTGCGCATGGCCCGGGGTGCCTTCGATGAGGAACAGGCAGCGTAA
- a CDS encoding nuclear transport factor 2 family protein, translated as MQTIEAAQRWATTWANAWPFKNVDAIVGLQADDGEHWASMFRPLRGRSGLRAYLEECFAAETKPAETWFSEPIVNGSSASVEYWVVMFIEDQPMTVSGCTVLSFDDSGLVTTARDYSHVKEGHHLRPEHPFSA; from the coding sequence ATGCAAACCATCGAAGCCGCGCAACGCTGGGCGACAACATGGGCCAATGCTTGGCCATTCAAGAACGTGGATGCAATTGTTGGGCTGCAAGCTGATGACGGCGAGCACTGGGCCTCAATGTTCAGACCATTGCGTGGGCGTAGCGGTCTGCGTGCTTATCTGGAGGAATGCTTCGCGGCGGAAACCAAACCGGCAGAAACATGGTTCAGCGAACCAATCGTCAATGGAAGTTCTGCTTCAGTCGAGTACTGGGTCGTCATGTTCATCGAGGACCAACCAATGACCGTTTCAGGATGCACAGTGCTTTCATTCGACGATTCAGGCTTAGTAACAACGGCGCGAGACTACTCACACGTCAAAGAAGGGCACCACTTGCGACCCGAGCATCCATTCAGCGCTTGA
- a CDS encoding GNAT family N-acetyltransferase produces the protein MDFTDVAVLESPFVRLEPLSETHHDDLVTAVETDELWRTWYTHIPSPATMEKEIKRRVSLHTEGRIVPWAIIDPRTSRAVGMTTYLNLEPANRRLEIGSTWIGSRAQGTGINAAAKMLLLQRAFEELGCIAVEFRAHWHNHQSRHAIERLGAKQDGVLRNHTIFENGTVRDTVVFSIVEAEWPTVKFGLAERLNAYES, from the coding sequence GTGGACTTTACAGACGTAGCCGTGCTTGAAAGCCCGTTCGTTCGACTCGAACCGCTTTCCGAGACGCACCATGACGACCTCGTTACAGCAGTTGAAACCGATGAGCTTTGGCGGACGTGGTACACGCATATCCCGTCTCCTGCGACCATGGAAAAGGAAATCAAACGTCGGGTTTCCTTGCACACCGAGGGTCGGATTGTTCCCTGGGCCATCATCGATCCACGGACTTCTCGTGCGGTGGGAATGACCACGTATTTGAACCTCGAACCCGCCAACCGTCGTCTTGAAATCGGGTCAACCTGGATCGGGTCGAGAGCTCAAGGAACGGGAATCAACGCCGCAGCCAAGATGCTGTTGCTCCAGCGAGCGTTTGAGGAACTGGGATGCATCGCTGTGGAGTTCCGGGCGCATTGGCACAATCACCAATCCCGGCACGCAATCGAGCGACTCGGTGCCAAGCAAGACGGCGTTCTTCGCAACCACACGATCTTCGAGAATGGCACCGTCAGGGACACCGTGGTGTTCTCCATAGTCGAAGCCGAATGGCCAACCGTGAAATTCGGGCTTGCCGAAAGACTCAACGCCTACGAAAGTTAG
- a CDS encoding tyrosine-protein phosphatase: protein MSYDVLMTTNMELAWDGYVNARDLGGLPTSLSRTGTTVPGRIARGPRRERLTPAGWEAARAWGLTSIVDLRCSYEVGKQDGDPSTLTEILAELAITSAPTEDHSDREFQKVCFPILDSPEYWSHNWRLQPHLVRAALEAIASANPGVLVHCSAGRDRTGMISALILGNAGVEPQAVANDYAASVRAMAGIASHAPTVDDQAKWSQKTANEWLNDKLPIVRDVAVNAQDILDSLNVSAATRESLRAKLIDC, encoded by the coding sequence ATGTCATACGATGTCCTGATGACGACAAATATGGAACTCGCTTGGGATGGTTACGTCAATGCCCGGGATCTGGGCGGATTGCCAACCAGTCTCTCCCGCACGGGGACGACCGTACCGGGCCGGATCGCTAGGGGGCCACGTCGCGAGCGCCTCACTCCGGCAGGTTGGGAAGCCGCACGCGCTTGGGGCCTCACGTCGATTGTGGATCTACGCTGCTCCTATGAGGTGGGGAAACAAGACGGGGATCCAAGCACTTTGACCGAAATCCTTGCAGAACTGGCAATCACAAGCGCCCCGACAGAAGACCATAGTGATCGCGAGTTTCAAAAAGTCTGCTTTCCGATACTCGACTCTCCCGAGTATTGGAGCCACAACTGGCGGCTCCAACCTCACCTTGTGCGGGCTGCTCTGGAAGCCATCGCATCCGCAAATCCGGGGGTGCTGGTGCATTGCAGTGCAGGGCGGGACCGCACCGGAATGATCAGCGCATTGATTCTTGGGAATGCGGGTGTTGAGCCCCAGGCTGTCGCCAACGACTATGCCGCGTCAGTCCGCGCAATGGCGGGCATTGCCAGTCATGCCCCGACGGTTGATGACCAAGCGAAGTGGTCCCAAAAAACCGCAAATGAGTGGCTGAACGACAAGCTTCCTATCGTTCGTGATGTGGCAGTCAATGCACAGGACATTCTTGACTCACTCAATGTATCTGCTGCAACTCGGGAGTCATTACGGGCGAAACTTATTGACTGCTAG
- a CDS encoding MFS transporter, producing MVTSNAVSGAVQVTIAILILTGVAELWMLATSVFLLGVASVFFQPASQGSIVQLVPAELRVAANAVLRLPLNVAKVLGQALGGLVVALVGPGWALAFNALTFLISVFFLASVRLPQPIKNKSSALLDFRIGWKEFSARRWYVIMVVQSAIVVLMWLVGFQLFGPVVSHSSLGGAFAWGLISGGFAFGLVGGSLVAVAVRPQRVGITVSLCLAAQALPLVVLAFIAPIWLIVVATVLAGIALDISIVSWSAFFQEQIPEGLQSRLSSISTFGQLLPVPIGYLLFGLLSRYFSNTVMVSLMSGILVVAALVPLLLPSIRQLRLGQLAYGPSGTGEDSPVPDVLAKNTKSEGTA from the coding sequence ATGGTTACTTCGAACGCCGTCTCTGGCGCCGTTCAAGTGACTATAGCCATCTTGATACTGACAGGCGTAGCCGAACTTTGGATGCTGGCCACCTCCGTATTCCTTCTTGGCGTGGCATCGGTGTTCTTCCAGCCTGCTTCCCAAGGATCAATCGTCCAGCTTGTTCCAGCTGAACTTCGTGTCGCCGCTAACGCGGTACTCCGCCTACCCCTGAACGTCGCAAAAGTATTAGGTCAGGCACTTGGCGGTCTAGTGGTCGCCCTGGTTGGTCCGGGATGGGCACTGGCCTTTAACGCCTTAACCTTCCTGATATCCGTATTCTTTCTCGCTTCCGTTCGGTTGCCGCAACCGATCAAGAACAAGTCTTCTGCTCTCTTAGATTTCCGTATTGGGTGGAAAGAATTCAGCGCTAGACGTTGGTACGTCATCATGGTGGTCCAATCAGCCATCGTTGTTCTCATGTGGCTCGTAGGTTTCCAATTATTCGGCCCCGTGGTTTCTCACTCGTCTCTTGGTGGAGCTTTCGCTTGGGGTTTGATTAGTGGTGGATTTGCCTTCGGACTGGTCGGAGGCTCACTGGTCGCAGTGGCAGTTCGTCCCCAGCGAGTGGGAATTACGGTATCCCTCTGTCTGGCGGCGCAGGCGTTACCACTCGTGGTGCTGGCTTTTATCGCCCCGATTTGGCTGATTGTCGTGGCGACCGTATTGGCGGGCATCGCGCTGGATATTTCGATCGTTTCCTGGTCGGCATTCTTCCAAGAGCAGATACCGGAAGGATTGCAGTCTCGGCTCTCCTCGATTAGCACTTTTGGGCAGCTGCTCCCCGTTCCAATCGGTTATCTGCTGTTTGGGCTACTCAGCAGATACTTCAGCAACACCGTGATGGTAAGCCTCATGTCCGGGATCCTAGTGGTCGCTGCATTGGTGCCACTTTTACTGCCTTCCATTCGTCAATTGCGCCTTGGACAATTAGCTTATGGGCCGTCCGGTACAGGAGAAGACTCTCCTGTACCGGACGTGCTAGCGAAGAATACCAAAAGTGAAGGAACGGCCTAA